A window of Sphingobium herbicidovorans contains these coding sequences:
- the merB gene encoding organomercurial lyase, which translates to MARASSAEAAFGSTVTFPGGAVVPDWSAVTTPSARAALTALFAAFIGSKWRGMDGVEERVRRAVLQAYAADGRSPVPAQIAAASGLPSGEVGSALQRLAGRDLVVLDGAGRVTGAYPFTDGPSEHQVEVSGVTMSAMCAIDALGIGAMLERDCMIRSACRQCRRTLAIHTPSRGRELEEVEPGAIVVWSGRRYASGCAASSLCTLQAFFCDDDHLAAWCASGPVGADDGIRLCLAEALEVGRAIFAPMRMEMRPWLPTT; encoded by the coding sequence ATGGCGCGCGCATCATCCGCTGAAGCCGCCTTTGGATCGACGGTTACATTTCCCGGCGGTGCCGTTGTCCCGGACTGGAGCGCAGTCACAACACCCAGCGCCCGCGCAGCCCTGACGGCACTGTTCGCGGCGTTCATCGGTTCGAAGTGGCGCGGGATGGACGGCGTCGAGGAGCGGGTCCGGCGCGCCGTGCTTCAAGCCTATGCTGCCGATGGTCGCTCGCCGGTGCCGGCACAGATCGCCGCCGCATCGGGACTCCCCTCCGGCGAGGTCGGCTCGGCCCTGCAGCGGCTCGCCGGGCGCGATCTCGTGGTCCTCGACGGCGCGGGCCGGGTGACCGGCGCCTATCCGTTCACCGACGGCCCCAGCGAACATCAAGTCGAAGTCAGCGGAGTGACCATGAGCGCCATGTGCGCCATCGACGCGTTGGGGATCGGCGCCATGCTGGAGCGGGACTGCATGATCCGCTCGGCCTGCCGCCAGTGCCGGCGCACGCTCGCCATCCATACCCCCAGCCGCGGCCGCGAGCTGGAAGAGGTTGAGCCGGGCGCGATCGTCGTCTGGTCCGGCCGTCGCTATGCCAGTGGCTGCGCGGCATCGTCGCTCTGCACCTTGCAGGCCTTCTTCTGCGATGACGATCATCTGGCGGCCTGGTGCGCGAGCGGTCCGGTCGGAGCCGATGACGGCATTCGTCTGTGCCTGGCCGAAGCGCTCGAGGTTGGGCGCGCGATTTTTGCGCCGATGCGGATGGAGATGCGACCATGGCTTCCTACGACCTGA
- a CDS encoding GDCCVxC domain-containing (seleno)protein, translating to MSDATPELRSTLTCPHCGHRATETMPTNACQYFYDCRGCGAVLKPKPGDCCVYCSYGDVPCPPIQESGGKACCG from the coding sequence ATGTCTGATGCCACCCCCGAGCTGCGCTCGACGCTGACCTGTCCCCACTGCGGTCATCGGGCGACGGAGACCATGCCGACCAATGCCTGCCAGTATTTCTACGACTGCCGGGGTTGCGGCGCGGTCCTCAAGCCCAAGCCGGGCGATTGCTGCGTCTATTGCTCCTACGGCGACGTGCCCTGTCCGCCGATCCAGGAGAGCGGCGGCAAGGCGTGCTGCGGCTGA
- a CDS encoding MerR family transcriptional regulator has translation MAATGAIQIGELSRRTGCNIETIRYYERIGLLPAPPRRGRYRSYGREDVARLGFVRRARELGFTLDEVRALLGLAVGGQASCAEVRELAASHLKDVRARIADLKRMERVLADSVRACDAGRDPGCPLLDTLGAEVRVA, from the coding sequence ATGGCCGCAACCGGCGCGATCCAGATCGGCGAACTCTCACGCCGCACCGGATGCAACATCGAGACGATCCGCTATTACGAGCGGATCGGGCTGCTGCCCGCTCCGCCGCGGCGGGGCCGCTACCGCAGCTATGGCCGGGAGGACGTGGCTCGCCTGGGCTTCGTGCGCCGCGCGAGGGAGCTGGGCTTTACCCTGGACGAGGTACGCGCCTTGCTCGGACTCGCGGTTGGCGGTCAGGCCTCCTGCGCCGAGGTGCGCGAGCTCGCGGCGTCGCACCTGAAGGACGTACGCGCGCGGATCGCGGACCTCAAGCGGATGGAACGGGTTCTGGCCGACTCGGTGCGCGCCTGCGATGCCGGTCGGGATCCGGGCTGTCCGCTGCTCGACACACTTGGCGCCGAAGTGCGGGTCGCGTGA
- a CDS encoding ArdC family protein, whose translation MSASPRSDVYARVTQAIVDAIEAGTGTWRMPWHHFGADVTRPTNVASGKPYRGINTISLWAAAYGSGYASGVWGTYRQWQALGAQVRKGEHASLGVLWKEFRAKGDDAGGDDDHRRLFAKAFSLFNADQVDGYAPEPAPDLPESERLAAAEAFIAALGIDTVYGSASAYYHIAEDRIHMPDFSAFHDAHGFYATHIHEAAHASGAAHRLDRDFSAKWTRHALAMEEATAELTASFLLADLGIAHEPRPDHAAYIASWLQLLKDEPRAIFTAASKAQAAADWMHARQP comes from the coding sequence ATGTCAGCCTCACCACGCTCAGACGTCTACGCTCGCGTCACGCAAGCGATCGTCGACGCCATCGAAGCCGGCACCGGCACCTGGCGCATGCCGTGGCATCATTTTGGCGCCGACGTCACCCGCCCGACCAACGTCGCCAGCGGCAAGCCCTATCGCGGCATAAATACGATCTCGCTCTGGGCGGCCGCCTATGGCAGCGGCTACGCGAGCGGGGTCTGGGGCACCTATCGCCAGTGGCAGGCGCTCGGCGCGCAGGTCCGCAAGGGCGAGCACGCCAGCCTCGGCGTCCTCTGGAAGGAGTTTCGCGCGAAGGGTGACGACGCCGGCGGCGATGACGACCATCGACGGCTTTTCGCCAAGGCGTTCAGCCTGTTCAACGCCGATCAGGTCGATGGCTACGCGCCCGAACCGGCGCCGGACCTGCCTGAGAGCGAACGCCTCGCCGCCGCCGAAGCCTTCATCGCCGCGCTCGGCATCGATACTGTCTACGGCTCGGCCAGCGCCTATTATCATATCGCCGAAGACCGCATTCACATGCCGGATTTCAGCGCCTTCCACGATGCCCACGGCTTCTACGCCACCCACATTCACGAAGCGGCTCATGCCAGTGGCGCAGCCCATCGGCTTGACCGGGATTTCAGCGCCAAGTGGACCAGGCACGCGCTCGCCATGGAGGAAGCGACCGCCGAACTGACCGCATCGTTCCTGCTCGCCGATCTTGGGATCGCGCACGAACCGCGACCCGATCATGCGGCCTACATCGCCTCCTGGCTGCAACTGCTCAAGGACGAGCCTCGGGCGATCTTCACCGCGGCGAGCAAGGCGCAGGCGGCAGCCGACTGGATGCACGCCCGACAGCCGTAA
- a CDS encoding tyrosine-type recombinase/integrase, with translation MSIITVCERREARGLDAHVPLIQRDDALYDPDLDRFFLDLPLSGVRSRHSLRAYAYDVVVWLRFLDACGKTVWAATRDDVDAYHRERRRDDADHRITAASWNRAVASLDRLYRWGEQQGLIADAPFSRRAVWRPAQGGRRGMIAARNDAYERVARRSDVRFVTMDDYRIFREVGLRGLTPDGTERPGARDRNGLRNALFADLLVTTGLRLEEASGLLTVELAAIDREDGDVQQLWLPLPPPLTKGDRGRSVLVPRRLLRQIAAYVAVERAAGVAKFAARDGAASFDRPIPVTRAGLDRMRDICTPEERCRLILCDEDGTPREPAALWLTEVGQPVRPNSWEVIFTRACKRCAQNGFPLSISPHQLRHAFAVHMLALLIQQRLREAALPVGPVESYRLILGDPLQQVQRLLGHASLTTTYIYLDHIATRADTVDAAVEELLALLPGPQGV, from the coding sequence GTGTCGATCATTACTGTTTGCGAGCGTCGCGAGGCCAGGGGCCTCGATGCGCATGTGCCGCTGATCCAGCGCGACGACGCGCTCTACGATCCCGATCTGGATCGCTTCTTTCTCGACCTGCCGCTGTCGGGCGTCCGCTCGCGGCACTCGCTTCGCGCCTACGCCTATGATGTCGTAGTCTGGCTTCGTTTTCTCGATGCCTGCGGCAAGACCGTGTGGGCTGCGACCCGCGACGATGTCGACGCCTATCATCGTGAGCGACGCCGCGACGATGCCGATCACCGGATAACGGCGGCAAGCTGGAACCGCGCCGTCGCCAGCCTCGATCGCCTTTACCGTTGGGGCGAGCAGCAAGGGTTGATCGCCGACGCGCCGTTCAGCCGCCGCGCCGTGTGGCGACCGGCGCAAGGTGGCCGTCGCGGCATGATCGCGGCGCGCAACGATGCCTATGAACGTGTCGCCAGGCGATCGGATGTCCGGTTCGTCACGATGGACGACTACCGCATTTTCCGCGAGGTCGGCCTGCGCGGGCTCACCCCTGACGGCACGGAGCGCCCCGGCGCTCGCGACCGTAATGGGCTGCGCAACGCGCTGTTCGCGGATCTTCTCGTCACCACCGGCCTGCGCCTCGAAGAGGCGTCGGGCTTGCTCACCGTCGAGCTCGCGGCGATCGACCGCGAGGACGGTGACGTCCAACAACTTTGGTTGCCCCTTCCGCCGCCGCTCACCAAGGGCGACCGCGGACGCAGCGTTCTGGTCCCACGCCGGCTGCTTCGTCAGATCGCCGCCTATGTCGCGGTCGAGCGCGCCGCGGGCGTGGCCAAGTTCGCCGCGCGCGACGGTGCGGCCAGCTTCGACCGACCGATCCCTGTCACCCGCGCCGGTCTCGACCGCATGCGCGATATCTGCACCCCGGAGGAACGATGCCGCCTGATCCTGTGCGACGAGGATGGAACGCCCCGCGAGCCGGCGGCGCTATGGCTGACCGAGGTCGGCCAGCCTGTCCGCCCCAACTCGTGGGAGGTGATCTTCACCCGCGCCTGCAAGCGGTGCGCACAGAACGGCTTCCCGCTGTCGATCAGCCCGCACCAGCTTCGCCACGCCTTCGCAGTCCATATGCTCGCCTTGCTGATCCAGCAGCGGCTGCGCGAAGCGGCATTGCCGGTGGGGCCGGTGGAGAGCTATCGGCTGATCCTGGGCGACCCGCTGCAACAGGTGCAACGCCTGCTTGGCCACGCCAGCCTCACCACCACCTATATCTACCTCGACCATATCGCGACCCGCGCCGATACGGTGGACGCGGCCGTCGAGGAGCTGCTGGCGTTACTGCCGGGGCCGCAAGGCGTATGA
- a CDS encoding ArdC family protein, whose translation MNQMINGKARSAPGARKERKLRAADGEGTNRKSLYEEVTAKIISQLEEGRLPWVQPWDSTACAGPALPRNAITGRPYSGVNILMLWGAVIANGWPSQGWLTYGQALQAGGNVRKGEQGTMVAYADRFVTDEEKAGVAAEGGQARTIAFLKRFTLFNVAQCEGLDPGLARDPLPLPGREIIPVAEEVIAASGVDFRIGGDEAYYVPSADFVQVPPQPAFYAQVDYYRTCLHELIHATGHPKRLARTFGTSFGTKDYAREELVALSGQSAPSATLQ comes from the coding sequence ATGAACCAGATGATCAACGGAAAGGCCCGTTCCGCTCCCGGAGCGAGGAAGGAACGCAAGTTGCGGGCAGCAGATGGTGAAGGCACCAACCGCAAAAGCCTCTACGAGGAAGTCACAGCCAAAATCATATCGCAGCTGGAAGAGGGACGCCTGCCATGGGTTCAGCCATGGGACAGCACCGCCTGCGCTGGACCTGCTCTGCCCCGCAACGCCATCACCGGTCGCCCCTATTCGGGCGTCAATATTCTCATGCTCTGGGGCGCGGTCATCGCGAACGGCTGGCCCTCGCAGGGCTGGCTGACTTATGGCCAAGCGTTGCAGGCAGGCGGCAATGTTCGCAAGGGCGAACAGGGGACGATGGTCGCCTACGCCGACCGGTTCGTCACCGACGAGGAGAAGGCGGGGGTCGCTGCGGAAGGTGGGCAAGCCAGGACCATAGCCTTCCTCAAGCGCTTCACCCTGTTCAATGTAGCGCAATGCGAGGGGCTTGACCCCGGCCTTGCGCGCGATCCCCTTCCCCTCCCGGGACGTGAGATCATCCCGGTCGCCGAGGAGGTGATCGCCGCCAGCGGCGTTGATTTCCGGATCGGCGGCGACGAGGCCTATTATGTTCCGTCAGCAGACTTTGTGCAGGTGCCGCCGCAACCGGCTTTCTATGCGCAGGTCGACTATTATCGCACCTGTCTGCACGAACTGATTCACGCGACAGGCCATCCCAAGCGTCTTGCCCGGACATTCGGGACCAGCTTCGGGACGAAGGACTATGCCCGCGAGGAACTGGTCGCGTTATCTGGACAGTCTGCGCCGTCCGCAACATTGCAGTAA
- a CDS encoding DUF736 domain-containing protein, which produces MAIIGTLTKTQAGFAGTIKTLTLDIGVTLRPAEKETDKAPDYRFYAGDADVGAAWQKVSAAGSEYLSCKFDDPSFPAPVYASLVLREDGKTCDLIWSR; this is translated from the coding sequence ATGGCTATCATCGGTACACTCACCAAGACCCAAGCCGGCTTTGCCGGCACCATCAAGACGCTGACACTCGATATCGGCGTCACCCTCCGTCCGGCAGAGAAGGAAACCGACAAGGCGCCTGACTACCGCTTCTACGCCGGCGATGCCGACGTTGGCGCGGCTTGGCAGAAGGTCTCCGCCGCAGGATCGGAGTATCTATCGTGCAAGTTTGACGATCCAAGCTTCCCCGCTCCGGTCTACGCCTCGCTAGTCCTGCGCGAGGATGGCAAGACCTGCGACCTCATCTGGTCACGATAA
- a CDS encoding DUF6504 family protein: MTRVASLYLPQLAIERLRRLERPARPLEHVPAAPRFARPIDDDPGACSVPRGGGWRPGARWAREGAPGHKPNQSDIDALPAPQRPSMREMGRRSEAAEHPFKAMAPGEGGGGSAPAISWRRLWGRPTILIARSGQRDIVTSACPVALDLGLRPGMAAAHARALVTELEVRDAEPDADRAWLDRLALHAVGHWTPTASVCDPDGLWLDLTGTTHLFGGEQRFCRRLLRFLQRLGFTASIAVAGTGGAAYALARHGGAPITLLPPGEETQALADLPLAALRLEPEALHAAARFGLERIADLYSMPRAPLARRLGITTVQRLDQARGMAAEPIIPVVPFEAPRVRRRLLEPIGTAEAIIQVIGDLIEDLVIALQQRGLGLRTAHLACLIVDGSEQRIAIGTARATREPLHLKRMLAMRVERIDPGLGIEAMTLAAPRVETLAAQTIEAGLGGDDHRPRDIAPLIDQLTGRIEPDRPFRLSSYESDVPERAVRRVAPLAMPLGWPDWKRPVRMLRRPELLVHVVALMPDHPPHRFTWRGKSYRVIAGDGPERIHGEWWRNENEMWAVRDYFRAEAAGGERFWLFRRGDGVDAETGNLSWFMHGMFG; the protein is encoded by the coding sequence ATGACACGGGTCGCCTCGCTCTACCTGCCGCAACTCGCCATCGAGCGATTGCGGCGGTTGGAGCGGCCAGCCAGGCCGCTTGAGCACGTCCCGGCCGCGCCCCGTTTCGCGCGGCCGATCGACGATGATCCAGGCGCATGCTCCGTGCCGCGCGGCGGCGGCTGGCGGCCCGGTGCGCGCTGGGCGCGAGAAGGAGCGCCAGGACATAAGCCCAACCAGTCCGACATCGACGCCTTGCCGGCTCCTCAACGTCCGTCCATGCGCGAGATGGGCCGCAGGAGTGAAGCCGCCGAGCATCCCTTCAAGGCCATGGCACCCGGTGAAGGCGGCGGCGGTTCAGCGCCTGCGATAAGCTGGAGGCGCTTGTGGGGCAGGCCCACTATCCTGATCGCCCGCTCCGGGCAGCGCGACATTGTCACCTCGGCCTGCCCGGTCGCGCTGGATCTTGGTCTACGGCCTGGCATGGCGGCGGCCCACGCTCGCGCGCTGGTGACAGAGCTTGAGGTCCGCGACGCCGAGCCGGATGCCGACCGCGCCTGGCTCGATCGCCTCGCCCTTCATGCGGTGGGGCATTGGACGCCGACGGCCAGCGTCTGCGATCCCGATGGTCTCTGGCTGGACCTGACGGGGACCACCCATCTTTTCGGCGGCGAGCAGCGCTTCTGCCGCCGGCTGCTGCGCTTTCTGCAGCGGCTGGGCTTTACCGCCAGCATCGCGGTCGCGGGGACGGGGGGCGCCGCTTATGCACTTGCGCGCCACGGCGGCGCCCCCATCACGCTCTTGCCGCCGGGAGAAGAGACGCAGGCGCTTGCCGATCTGCCGCTTGCCGCACTGCGCCTTGAACCTGAAGCGCTGCACGCAGCCGCCCGCTTTGGTCTCGAGCGGATAGCGGACCTCTATTCCATGCCGCGCGCGCCCCTTGCCCGGCGGCTCGGCATCACGACCGTGCAACGGCTCGACCAGGCGCGCGGCATGGCGGCCGAACCCATAATCCCGGTGGTGCCGTTCGAGGCGCCCCGCGTGAGACGGCGGCTGCTTGAGCCCATCGGCACGGCAGAGGCGATCATCCAGGTGATCGGCGATCTCATCGAGGACCTGGTCATCGCGCTGCAGCAACGCGGCCTTGGCCTGCGCACAGCGCATCTTGCCTGCCTGATCGTGGACGGCAGCGAGCAGCGCATCGCCATCGGCACCGCCCGGGCGACCCGCGAGCCCCTACATTTGAAGCGCATGCTCGCCATGCGCGTCGAGCGGATCGATCCAGGCCTCGGGATCGAAGCGATGACCCTTGCCGCGCCGCGCGTTGAGACGCTCGCAGCCCAGACGATAGAGGCCGGCCTTGGCGGGGATGATCATCGGCCGCGCGACATCGCGCCGCTCATCGATCAGTTGACCGGCAGGATCGAGCCGGACAGGCCCTTCCGCCTCTCGTCCTACGAAAGCGATGTGCCCGAGCGGGCGGTGCGGCGTGTCGCGCCGCTAGCAATGCCGCTGGGCTGGCCCGATTGGAAACGGCCGGTGCGGATGCTGAGGCGCCCTGAACTTCTTGTCCATGTCGTTGCTCTGATGCCCGACCATCCGCCGCACCGCTTCACCTGGCGCGGCAAGAGCTACCGCGTCATCGCCGGCGACGGCCCCGAGCGCATCCATGGCGAATGGTGGAGGAACGAGAACGAAATGTGGGCGGTACGGGATTATTTCCGGGCGGAGGCGGCAGGCGGCGAACGCTTCTGGCTCTTCCGACGCGGTGATGGCGTCGACGCGGAGACCGGCAATCTCAGCTGGTTCATGCACGGGATGTTCGGCTGA
- a CDS encoding ImuA family protein translates to MQAASLPFGLPEMDDRLADHGLHGAGLHEIAAASATLNDDAAATLFAAGIAARFAAREKAEIFWALSRFDLYAPGLEQVGLGPDRIFYAQGLKDSAVLAMAEDALRDGSLACVIAEVKAADQTATRRLQLAASDGKTPILLYRRHRLRERCPLSGLSSAMTRWRIGCLPSAPLPHPGVGRARWSVELVRQRNGVPFSLELEACDDTGRLALPAATRHRAIAAVGAASQAA, encoded by the coding sequence GTGCAGGCCGCTTCGCTGCCTTTCGGATTGCCGGAGATGGATGACCGGCTTGCCGACCATGGTCTGCATGGCGCGGGCCTGCATGAGATTGCCGCTGCTTCGGCAACGCTGAACGACGATGCCGCCGCCACTCTCTTTGCCGCCGGTATTGCCGCGCGCTTCGCGGCGCGCGAGAAGGCCGAGATTTTCTGGGCCTTGAGCCGTTTTGACCTTTATGCCCCAGGTCTTGAACAGGTGGGCCTTGGCCCCGACCGGATTTTCTATGCGCAAGGCCTGAAGGACAGCGCCGTTCTCGCCATGGCGGAGGATGCCCTGCGCGATGGATCACTGGCCTGCGTCATTGCGGAGGTGAAGGCGGCGGATCAGACCGCAACCCGCCGGCTGCAACTCGCGGCTTCCGACGGCAAGACCCCAATCCTGCTCTACCGGCGCCATCGGTTGCGCGAGCGCTGTCCCTTGAGCGGGCTCTCCTCGGCGATGACACGCTGGCGGATCGGCTGCCTACCTTCTGCGCCCCTTCCTCATCCGGGGGTGGGCCGCGCCCGCTGGTCGGTCGAGCTGGTTCGCCAGCGTAACGGCGTCCCCTTCTCCCTCGAACTGGAAGCGTGCGATGACACGGGTCGCCTCGCTCTACCTGCCGCAACTCGCCATCGAGCGATTGCGGCGGTTGGAGCGGCCAGCCAGGCCGCTTGA
- a CDS encoding DUF1810 domain-containing protein, whose protein sequence is MTADATLARFVEAQAEIYDTALAEIRAGAKRSHWMWFIFPQLRGLGQSPTAHYYGIASLAEARAYLAHGLLGTRYLECVSALQALRSQDPAAVLGSVDATKLRSSLTLFEWADP, encoded by the coding sequence ATGACAGCCGATGCGACCCTCGCGCGCTTCGTCGAGGCGCAGGCTGAAATCTATGATACGGCCTTGGCGGAAATTCGGGCGGGTGCAAAACGCTCGCACTGGATGTGGTTCATCTTCCCGCAGCTTCGTGGTTTGGGCCAGAGCCCGACTGCCCATTATTACGGCATTGCCTCGCTCGCCGAAGCCCGTGCCTATCTCGCCCATGGCTTGCTCGGCACCCGCTATCTCGAGTGCGTGTCGGCGCTGCAGGCACTCAGGAGCCAGGACCCGGCCGCGGTCTTGGGTTCTGTCGACGCCACGAAGCTGCGCTCCTCTTTGACGCTGTTCGAGTGGGCTGACCCTTAG
- a CDS encoding SOS response-associated peptidase, with amino-acid sequence MCNDYRLEVDIASIAEDFENLQIKIKMPEGAPNVPAREDIKITDIAPILRSVEGERGIGELVNRRWSWPGPRGKPVYNFRSEGRAFSSHRCLILADGFYEFTDPADPKQKRLDKWLFTMRDHPWFCIAGIWRESAAGEAFTMLTMDAGPDVAPYHHRQIIPLTRDQWADWLDPTVPTNEVLRWLPPGSLPVTQVYGAPPAQGGLVR; translated from the coding sequence ATGTGCAACGACTACCGCCTTGAGGTGGACATCGCCTCGATCGCCGAGGATTTTGAAAATCTGCAGATCAAGATCAAAATGCCTGAAGGCGCGCCCAATGTGCCCGCGCGCGAGGACATCAAGATCACCGACATAGCGCCCATCCTCCGTTCCGTTGAAGGCGAACGGGGCATCGGCGAACTGGTAAACAGGCGCTGGAGCTGGCCCGGCCCGAGGGGCAAACCTGTCTACAACTTCCGCAGCGAGGGACGCGCATTCAGTTCGCACCGCTGCCTGATCCTGGCGGACGGCTTCTATGAATTCACCGACCCGGCAGACCCGAAACAGAAGCGGCTCGACAAATGGCTGTTCACCATGAGGGATCACCCATGGTTCTGCATCGCGGGCATCTGGCGCGAGAGCGCTGCTGGCGAGGCGTTCACGATGCTGACCATGGATGCAGGCCCCGACGTTGCGCCCTATCATCATCGCCAGATCATCCCGCTCACCCGCGACCAATGGGCCGACTGGCTTGATCCGACGGTGCCGACCAATGAGGTACTGCGCTGGCTGCCGCCGGGTAGCCTGCCCGTCACCCAGGTCTATGGTGCCCCACCCGCACAGGGAGGGCTCGTTCGATGA
- a CDS encoding type II toxin-antitoxin system VapC family toxin produces the protein MFVDASALTSILAAEGDAPELLARLQKARVRITSPLAVWETVLAISRILDLEVRHAHEAVEEFLALAEIQVTAVPPEARDHAIDAYDRYGKSRHPASLNFGDCFAYACARIAGVPLLYKGDDFPQTDIETA, from the coding sequence ATGTTTGTGGACGCGTCCGCTCTTACATCGATACTGGCTGCCGAAGGCGACGCTCCGGAGCTGTTGGCTCGCCTCCAGAAGGCGCGCGTCCGTATCACATCCCCCCTCGCAGTCTGGGAGACGGTCCTAGCAATTTCTCGGATTCTCGACCTGGAGGTTCGTCACGCTCATGAAGCCGTAGAGGAATTTCTCGCCCTTGCCGAAATTCAGGTCACAGCGGTACCGCCAGAGGCCCGAGATCACGCGATCGATGCCTATGATCGCTACGGGAAGTCACGGCATCCGGCTTCCCTCAACTTCGGCGACTGCTTTGCCTATGCTTGTGCCCGGATTGCCGGCGTGCCGCTCCTCTACAAGGGCGACGACTTTCCTCAGACCGACATCGAAACAGCCTAG
- a CDS encoding type II toxin-antitoxin system VapB family antitoxin, protein MAERLAMLQKISKTEAVRRALRHELEREQQMPSLVERGLAFAHSLRAKAGPAAGRTADKEFIDSLYGEP, encoded by the coding sequence ATGGCAGAGCGTCTGGCGATGCTGCAAAAAATAAGCAAGACCGAAGCCGTTCGCCGGGCGTTGCGACACGAGCTCGAGCGCGAGCAGCAAATGCCTTCGCTGGTGGAACGCGGATTGGCGTTTGCCCATTCCCTGCGTGCAAAAGCGGGACCTGCTGCGGGACGAACGGCCGACAAGGAATTTATCGACAGCCTCTATGGTGAACCATAA
- a CDS encoding SOS response-associated peptidase family protein gives MDSSATPFDTAAAGSRRAIIRRNPNDAAEIEMIEAVWGSNPQFSDGISYEFIRVEGKRFASNRCLVPASEFHIRNGEKKFRAFREDGNFFYLAGIWEPPMGDWPVSYRILTVDANPEVIRYQARHGAIIERRQVMQWLDLSRPESELLVTPPAQMFRIEEILTKPVQTSLAF, from the coding sequence ATGGACTCGAGCGCAACTCCATTCGATACGGCCGCTGCGGGAAGCCGGCGTGCGATCATCAGGCGAAACCCCAATGACGCAGCTGAGATCGAGATGATCGAGGCGGTCTGGGGTTCCAATCCGCAGTTCAGCGACGGCATTTCCTATGAGTTCATCCGTGTTGAAGGAAAGCGCTTCGCCAGCAACCGCTGCCTGGTACCGGCGTCCGAATTCCATATCCGCAATGGTGAGAAGAAATTTCGCGCCTTCAGGGAAGACGGCAATTTCTTTTATTTGGCTGGGATCTGGGAGCCGCCCATGGGTGACTGGCCGGTCAGCTATCGTATCCTCACGGTCGATGCCAATCCCGAGGTAATCCGCTATCAGGCTCGCCATGGAGCGATTATCGAGCGGCGTCAGGTCATGCAGTGGTTGGACCTGAGCCGTCCCGAGTCAGAACTGCTCGTGACGCCACCGGCTCAGATGTTCCGAATCGAGGAGATTTTGACGAAACCGGTTCAGACCAGCCTCGCCTTCTGA